From a region of the Halolamina sp. CBA1230 genome:
- the uvrA gene encoding excinuclease ABC subunit UvrA, whose translation MSKDFIEVRGAEENNLADLDVEIPREEFSVVTGLSGSGKSSLAFDTVYAEGQRRYIESLSAYARNFLGQMDKPQVDSVEGLSPAISIDQKNAANNPRSTVGTVTELHDYLRLLYARVGTPHCPECGREVGTQSAQQMVRRLFELPEGTRAKIAAPVVRDQKGAFEDLFEELVSEGYARVEVDGERYDLTTDDPDLDENYDHTIDVVVDRVKVQEEDRSRITDSVETALEEGGGVLKTILPSPPEDLPESFGGNVSRSTGDLADAEGDNADGDDRLVVEFSEELACTHCGIDFSEIETRSFSFNSPHGACPECEGIGETKEVDEDLVVVDPDKPLKDVFEAWSYNRSYYRTRIDSVADHFGVDVTTPFAELTDDQQRQFLYGTDDEVVFERQTKNGTRRKEKRFEGVIPNLERRHVETDSDSTREHIEEYMAVTTCPACDGTRLKPQSRSVLVDGTDITEVNQLSIADAREHFEGMEANLSERDRTIAEEILKEIRARLGFMEEVGLDYLTLDREASTLSGGESQRIRLATQVGSGLVGVLYVLDEPSIGLHQRDNDRLLNTLEGLRDLGNTLIVVEHDEETMRRADHVIDMGPGPGKRGGEIVAQGDFDDIVDTEESITGDYLAGRKEVPIPDERRESDEALTVVGARQHNLKDVDVDLPIGQFTAITGVSGSGKSTLMHDVLYKGLARNMNDNTSVDPGEHDAIDGTENIETVRLIDQSPIGRTPRSNPATYTGVFDHIREAFAQTKLAQQRGYDKGRFSFNVKGGRCEECGGQGTVKIEMNFLSDVHVPCEECGGARYNDETLDVEFKGKTIADVLDMDVEEAYDFFEANSQLRRRLKLLKDVGLGYMKLGQPSTTLSGGEAQRVKLAEELGKKQTGDTLYLLDEPTTGLHKEDERKLIEVLQRLTDNGNTVVVVEHELDLVKNADNVVDLGPEGGEGGGEVVASGTPEEVAQVDESHTGRYLRDYLPKVEMEGPRADRRKPAKESADDAAAEEAATAANDD comes from the coding sequence ATGAGTAAGGACTTCATCGAGGTCCGCGGGGCCGAAGAGAACAACCTCGCCGACCTCGACGTGGAGATCCCACGGGAGGAGTTCAGCGTCGTCACCGGGCTCTCGGGGTCGGGGAAGTCCTCGTTGGCGTTCGACACCGTCTACGCCGAGGGGCAGCGCCGCTACATCGAGAGCCTGTCGGCGTACGCCCGGAACTTCCTGGGCCAGATGGACAAGCCGCAGGTCGACTCCGTCGAGGGGCTCTCGCCGGCCATCTCCATCGACCAGAAGAACGCGGCGAACAACCCCCGATCGACCGTCGGCACGGTCACGGAACTGCACGACTACCTGCGCCTGCTGTACGCCCGCGTCGGCACGCCCCACTGTCCGGAGTGCGGGCGCGAGGTCGGCACCCAGAGCGCCCAGCAGATGGTGCGCCGACTGTTCGAACTGCCCGAAGGGACCCGTGCGAAGATCGCTGCCCCCGTCGTGCGCGACCAGAAAGGCGCTTTCGAGGACCTGTTCGAGGAGCTCGTCTCCGAGGGGTACGCCCGCGTCGAGGTCGACGGCGAGCGCTACGACCTCACCACCGACGACCCGGACCTCGACGAGAACTACGACCACACGATCGACGTGGTGGTCGACCGCGTGAAGGTCCAGGAGGAGGACCGCTCCCGGATCACCGACTCCGTCGAGACCGCGCTCGAGGAGGGCGGCGGCGTGCTGAAGACCATTCTCCCGTCGCCGCCCGAGGACCTGCCCGAGTCGTTCGGCGGCAACGTCTCCCGGAGCACCGGCGACCTCGCCGACGCCGAGGGCGACAACGCCGACGGAGACGACCGACTCGTCGTCGAGTTCTCGGAAGAGCTCGCCTGCACGCACTGCGGGATCGACTTCTCCGAGATCGAGACGCGCTCCTTTTCGTTCAACTCTCCCCACGGCGCTTGCCCGGAGTGTGAGGGGATCGGCGAGACGAAGGAGGTCGACGAGGATCTCGTGGTGGTCGACCCCGACAAGCCGCTCAAGGACGTGTTCGAGGCCTGGAGCTACAACCGCTCGTACTACCGCACGCGGATCGACAGCGTCGCCGACCACTTCGGCGTCGACGTGACGACGCCGTTCGCCGAACTCACCGACGACCAGCAGCGCCAGTTCCTCTACGGCACCGACGACGAGGTGGTGTTCGAACGACAGACCAAGAACGGCACTCGACGGAAGGAGAAGCGCTTCGAGGGCGTCATCCCCAACCTCGAACGCCGCCACGTCGAGACGGACAGCGACTCCACCCGCGAGCATATCGAGGAGTACATGGCCGTCACCACCTGCCCGGCCTGTGACGGCACGCGGCTCAAACCCCAATCGCGCTCCGTGCTCGTCGACGGCACCGACATCACCGAGGTCAATCAGCTCAGCATCGCCGACGCCCGCGAACATTTCGAGGGGATGGAGGCGAACCTCTCCGAGCGCGACCGCACGATCGCCGAGGAGATCCTGAAGGAGATCCGCGCCCGGCTCGGCTTCATGGAGGAGGTCGGGCTCGACTACCTCACACTCGACCGCGAGGCCTCCACGCTCTCGGGCGGCGAGAGCCAGCGCATCCGGCTGGCCACACAGGTCGGCTCCGGCCTCGTCGGCGTGCTGTACGTGCTCGACGAGCCCTCGATCGGCCTCCACCAGCGCGACAACGACCGCCTGCTGAACACGCTCGAAGGACTCAGAGACCTCGGCAACACGCTGATCGTGGTCGAGCACGACGAGGAGACGATGCGCCGCGCCGACCACGTGATCGACATGGGCCCTGGCCCGGGCAAACGCGGCGGCGAGATCGTCGCCCAGGGCGACTTCGACGACATCGTGGACACCGAGGAGTCGATCACCGGCGACTACCTCGCCGGCCGGAAGGAGGTGCCCATCCCCGACGAGCGCCGGGAGAGCGACGAGGCGCTCACGGTCGTCGGCGCGCGCCAGCACAACCTCAAGGACGTCGACGTCGACCTCCCGATCGGGCAGTTCACCGCCATCACGGGCGTCTCAGGGTCGGGCAAGTCCACGTTGATGCACGACGTGCTGTACAAGGGGCTGGCCCGGAACATGAACGACAACACCAGCGTCGACCCCGGCGAGCACGACGCTATCGATGGCACGGAGAACATCGAGACGGTGCGACTCATCGACCAGTCGCCGATCGGTCGCACCCCGCGATCGAACCCCGCGACGTACACCGGCGTGTTCGATCACATCCGCGAGGCGTTCGCCCAGACGAAACTGGCCCAGCAGCGCGGCTACGACAAGGGCCGCTTCTCGTTCAACGTCAAGGGCGGCCGCTGTGAGGAGTGTGGCGGGCAGGGCACCGTCAAGATCGAGATGAACTTCCTCTCGGACGTCCACGTCCCCTGCGAGGAGTGTGGCGGCGCGCGCTACAACGACGAGACGCTCGACGTGGAGTTCAAGGGGAAGACCATCGCCGACGTACTCGACATGGACGTCGAGGAAGCGTACGACTTCTTCGAGGCCAACTCCCAGCTCCGCCGCCGGCTCAAGCTCCTGAAGGACGTCGGCCTGGGCTACATGAAGCTCGGCCAGCCCTCCACGACGCTCTCGGGCGGCGAAGCCCAGCGCGTGAAGCTCGCGGAGGAACTGGGCAAGAAGCAGACCGGCGACACGCTGTACCTGCTCGACGAGCCGACCACGGGGCTCCACAAGGAGGACGAGCGCAAGCTGATCGAGGTGCTCCAGCGCCTGACCGACAACGGCAACACCGTCGTCGTCGTCGAGCACGAACTCGACCTCGTGAAAAACGCCGATAATGTGGTCGATCTGGGTCCCGAGGGCGGCGAGGGCGGCGGCGAGGTCGTCGCCAGCGGCACGCCGGAAGAAGTCGCGCAGGTCGACGAGTCCCACACCGGTCGCTACCTCCGTGACTACCTCCCGAAAGTCGAGATGGAGGGGCCACGCGCGGACCGGCGGAAGCCCGCGAAGGAGTCCGCCGACGACGCTGCGGCCGAGGAGGCCGCCACCGCCGCGAACGACGACTAA
- a CDS encoding HVO_0649 family zinc finger protein, whose product MATNSRGMNPLDTLRDRYDHVETVCPACGYDDADGKWASETDGAEVRYEHACPSCGKVTVHTITIRR is encoded by the coding sequence ATGGCCACGAACAGCCGCGGGATGAACCCCCTCGACACGCTCCGGGACCGCTACGACCACGTCGAGACGGTCTGTCCGGCGTGTGGCTACGACGACGCCGACGGCAAGTGGGCCAGCGAGACCGACGGCGCGGAGGTCCGCTACGAGCACGCCTGTCCCAGCTGTGGGAAAGTCACGGTCCACACGATCACCATCCGGCGCTGA
- a CDS encoding PINc/VapC family ATPase encodes MNVVPDTSVVVDGRVSERVADGRYEGVTVYVPEAVVGELEAQANAGYDPGWKGLEELQRLADYADEGEIEIEYVGRRPNAAETEGAGEGDIDALIRDIAAQQAATLLTSDGVQAEVARAKGLDVDYVEPVVDTESAEPESEGLAIEQFFTEDTMSLHLRSDTRPKAKRGTIGEMTYERIADEPTSDEQMEEWATEVIETARASSEGFIELSEEGMDIVQYRDYRIAVARPPFADAIEITAVRPVAKTTIDDYAMADELKQRFTEHQRGVLISGAPGAGKSTFAQAVAEYLNDNDFAVKTMEKPRDLQVGPEITQYTELGGSMENTADSLLMVRPDYTVYDEVRKSSDFETFADMRLAGVGMIGVVHATRAIDALQRLVGRVELGMIPQVVDTVVYIEAGGIHTVYDVETEVKVPAGLTAEDLARPVIMVSDTETGEPKYEIYTFNRQVVTVPLDDEGEDSGVNRIAKQEIEREIQSVARGHVEVELQGQDRAVVYVEEDDISYVIGKGGGRISEIEDRLGIDIDVRTHDENPEPATANGGESVGSPQGEVVEPEITARHVVLRLDEHVGETVEVRAGGDYLFTATVGRGGDVQVSRGSAIAEELEDAIDRKQQITVVPA; translated from the coding sequence GTGAACGTCGTTCCCGACACCAGCGTCGTCGTCGACGGCCGCGTCTCCGAACGCGTCGCCGACGGGCGCTACGAGGGTGTCACCGTCTACGTCCCCGAAGCCGTCGTCGGCGAGCTCGAAGCCCAGGCCAACGCGGGGTACGATCCCGGCTGGAAGGGGCTGGAGGAGCTTCAGCGCCTCGCCGACTACGCCGACGAGGGGGAGATCGAGATCGAGTACGTCGGCCGTCGACCCAACGCCGCCGAGACCGAGGGCGCCGGCGAAGGTGACATCGACGCGCTGATCCGCGATATCGCCGCCCAGCAGGCCGCGACGCTGCTCACCAGCGACGGCGTGCAGGCGGAGGTCGCCCGCGCGAAGGGGCTCGACGTGGACTACGTCGAACCCGTCGTCGACACCGAGTCCGCCGAGCCCGAGAGCGAGGGGCTGGCCATCGAGCAGTTCTTCACCGAGGACACGATGAGCCTCCACCTCCGCTCGGACACCCGGCCGAAGGCCAAGCGGGGGACCATCGGCGAGATGACGTACGAACGCATCGCCGACGAGCCCACCAGCGACGAGCAGATGGAGGAGTGGGCGACCGAGGTGATCGAGACCGCCCGCGCCTCCTCGGAGGGGTTCATCGAACTCAGCGAGGAGGGGATGGATATCGTCCAGTACCGCGACTACCGGATCGCGGTCGCCCGGCCGCCCTTCGCGGACGCCATCGAGATCACGGCCGTCCGGCCGGTCGCGAAGACCACCATCGACGACTACGCGATGGCCGACGAACTCAAACAGCGGTTCACCGAGCACCAGCGCGGCGTGCTGATCTCGGGCGCGCCCGGCGCCGGGAAGTCCACGTTCGCCCAGGCGGTCGCGGAGTACCTCAACGACAACGACTTCGCGGTCAAGACGATGGAGAAACCCCGCGACCTCCAGGTCGGCCCCGAGATCACCCAGTACACCGAGCTGGGCGGCTCGATGGAGAACACCGCCGACTCGCTGCTGATGGTCCGGCCGGACTACACCGTCTACGACGAGGTCCGCAAGTCCAGCGACTTCGAGACGTTCGCGGACATGCGGCTCGCGGGCGTCGGCATGATCGGCGTCGTCCACGCGACCCGGGCGATCGACGCGCTCCAACGGCTCGTCGGCCGCGTCGAACTCGGGATGATCCCGCAGGTCGTCGACACCGTCGTCTACATCGAGGCCGGGGGGATCCACACCGTCTACGACGTGGAGACCGAGGTGAAGGTGCCCGCCGGGCTCACCGCCGAGGACCTCGCGCGCCCGGTGATCATGGTCTCGGACACAGAGACGGGCGAGCCGAAGTACGAGATCTACACGTTCAACCGCCAGGTCGTCACCGTCCCGCTCGACGACGAGGGGGAGGACAGCGGCGTGAACCGCATCGCCAAACAGGAGATCGAACGCGAGATCCAGTCGGTCGCCCGCGGCCACGTCGAGGTCGAACTGCAGGGGCAGGACCGCGCAGTCGTCTACGTCGAGGAGGACGACATCTCCTACGTGATCGGGAAAGGTGGCGGCCGGATCAGCGAGATCGAGGACCGCCTCGGCATCGACATCGACGTGCGCACCCACGACGAGAACCCCGAGCCCGCGACCGCCAACGGCGGCGAGTCGGTCGGCTCCCCGCAGGGCGAGGTGGTCGAGCCCGAGATCACCGCCCGTCACGTCGTGCTCCGGCTCGACGAACACGTCGGCGAGACCGTCGAGGTCCGCGCCGGCGGCGACTACCTGTTCACCGCGACGGTCGGCCGCGGCGGCGACGTGCAGGTGTCCCGGGGCTCCGCGATCGCGGAGGAACTCGAGGACGCGATCGACCGCAAACAGCAGATCACGGTCGTCCCCGCCTGA
- a CDS encoding S8 family serine peptidase — protein MRDSTRRTFLKGTAGVIGGSALATGSAVATGDGETGRFLINLRKVERSEIPDDVEIVHDLSSADVLVARGDQSRVGGPTATAPDVEIDLSDDDTGAVVEADGREASGNAASHNHDGPPSNTEFQWDKREQEVAGELTDKPGGGKFVHDTTTGEGTRVAVVDSGVWDDHPDLEDVVNEELSINITGDPYDFRPNGAGNHGTHVAGTIAATNDNDGPDGGVLGTAPDTEIVAVRMFSGLQGYAGDGLAGWEYAASVGCDAINYSVGYTVSDTVEYPSLIALEQMISQVANDVRSQGTVVVNSAGNAGLDMDAENTLVLPTEADGVFGVSATGPIGYGWGGKHSDNEAKWLTGNRLEEPTTDPAPYTNYGDAVDVSAGGGNYDLEAINAGNEDAYNDLVYSTINVAGPDGEQTASYGWKAGTSMAAPQVTGAAALVRSLNPDATVEEVESVIQETASMPDEGGTYHGAGHLDLPAVVDAVGGNGNSK, from the coding sequence ATGCGAGACAGTACCAGGCGAACGTTCCTCAAGGGCACAGCGGGCGTGATCGGTGGGTCGGCGCTGGCGACGGGCAGCGCCGTCGCGACCGGCGACGGCGAGACCGGGCGGTTCCTGATCAACCTCCGGAAGGTCGAGCGGAGCGAGATCCCCGACGACGTGGAGATCGTCCACGACCTCTCGTCGGCGGACGTGCTGGTCGCCCGCGGCGACCAGTCCCGCGTCGGTGGGCCGACGGCGACGGCGCCGGACGTCGAGATCGACCTGAGCGACGACGACACCGGCGCGGTCGTCGAGGCCGACGGTCGGGAGGCGTCGGGCAACGCCGCGAGCCACAACCACGACGGGCCGCCGAGCAACACGGAGTTCCAGTGGGACAAACGCGAGCAGGAGGTCGCCGGCGAACTCACCGACAAGCCCGGCGGCGGGAAGTTCGTCCACGACACGACGACGGGCGAGGGCACCCGGGTCGCGGTCGTCGACTCCGGCGTGTGGGACGACCACCCCGACCTGGAGGACGTCGTCAACGAGGAGCTCTCGATCAACATCACCGGCGACCCGTACGACTTCCGACCCAACGGCGCGGGCAACCACGGTACCCACGTCGCGGGCACTATCGCGGCCACGAACGACAACGACGGCCCCGACGGCGGCGTGCTCGGGACGGCGCCGGACACCGAGATCGTCGCGGTGCGGATGTTCTCCGGGCTGCAGGGGTACGCGGGCGACGGGCTCGCCGGCTGGGAGTACGCCGCGTCGGTCGGCTGTGACGCCATCAACTACAGCGTCGGCTACACGGTCTCGGACACCGTCGAGTACCCCAGCCTGATCGCGCTGGAGCAGATGATCAGCCAGGTCGCGAACGACGTCCGTTCGCAGGGGACGGTGGTCGTCAACTCCGCGGGCAACGCCGGACTGGATATGGACGCCGAGAACACGCTCGTGCTCCCGACGGAGGCAGACGGCGTGTTCGGCGTGAGCGCGACCGGCCCGATCGGCTACGGCTGGGGCGGCAAGCACAGCGACAACGAGGCGAAGTGGCTCACCGGCAACCGCCTGGAGGAGCCGACGACCGACCCCGCGCCGTACACCAACTACGGCGACGCCGTCGACGTGAGCGCGGGCGGCGGGAACTACGACCTCGAGGCGATCAACGCGGGTAACGAGGACGCGTACAACGATCTCGTCTACTCCACGATCAACGTCGCCGGCCCCGACGGCGAGCAGACCGCCTCCTACGGCTGGAAGGCCGGCACCTCGATGGCGGCGCCGCAGGTGACCGGCGCGGCCGCACTCGTGCGCTCGCTGAACCCCGACGCCACCGTCGAGGAGGTCGAGTCGGTGATCCAGGAGACGGCATCGATGCCCGACGAGGGCGGGACGTACCACGGCGCCGGCCACCTCGACCTGCCGGCAGTGGTCGACGCCGTCGGCGGGAACGGCAACAGCAAGTAG